One region of Clavibacter michiganensis subsp. tessellarius genomic DNA includes:
- a CDS encoding ABC transporter permease — protein MSALGRAIRMEATKARTLRSVQATALAAVLVPPVVAVVQALAADPAAGAAGAVPVESLGFSTAGLAQPLVILAAVLLTGTEHVDGQLRSTLLAVPRRGVALAAKAVVVAALAAVVALLGTSAAVLLAHATRHDDGLPASGLTAGMAGNLVGVVVNFALIGLLAASVTVLTRSLVVPLVVLVPLVLGLTVSLVGLVPAVRYLPDLAGVQLLTAYPGVGLLDPLPGALVMLAWTGALGAAAALSLLRRDA, from the coding sequence ATGAGCGCCCTCGGCCGGGCGATCCGCATGGAGGCCACGAAGGCCCGCACGCTGCGCAGCGTGCAGGCGACCGCGCTCGCCGCGGTGCTGGTCCCTCCCGTCGTCGCCGTCGTCCAGGCGCTCGCGGCGGATCCCGCGGCCGGCGCCGCGGGCGCGGTCCCGGTGGAGTCCCTCGGCTTCTCCACGGCGGGCCTCGCGCAGCCGCTCGTGATCCTCGCGGCCGTCCTCCTCACGGGCACCGAGCACGTGGACGGGCAGCTGCGGTCCACCCTGCTGGCGGTCCCGCGACGCGGGGTCGCGCTCGCCGCGAAGGCCGTCGTCGTCGCGGCGCTCGCCGCCGTGGTGGCGCTCCTCGGGACGAGCGCGGCGGTGCTCCTCGCGCACGCGACGCGCCACGACGACGGCCTGCCCGCGTCCGGCCTCACCGCGGGGATGGCGGGGAACCTCGTCGGGGTCGTCGTGAACTTCGCGCTCATCGGCCTCCTCGCCGCGTCGGTCACCGTGCTCACGCGGTCGCTCGTGGTGCCGCTCGTGGTCCTGGTGCCGCTCGTCCTGGGGCTCACGGTCTCGCTCGTCGGGCTCGTGCCGGCGGTGCGCTATCTGCCCGACCTCGCCGGGGTCCAGCTGCTCACCGCCTACCCCGGGGTGGGGCTGCTGGATCCGCTGCCGGGCGCGCTGGTCATGCTCGCGTGGACGGGGGCGCTGGGCGCCGCCGCCGCGCTGTCCCTCCTGCGTCGCGACGCCTGA
- a CDS encoding ABC transporter ATP-binding protein, translating into MPTPVITADRLVKKYGDHVAVDGLSFEVAPGESFGLLGPNGAGKSTTMRMIGAVSSRTGGSLDILGLDPDTHGPEIRSQLGVVPQADNLDLELKARDNLIVYGRYFGLPRKQVAARADELLEFAQLSDRAGAKVDDLSGGMKRRLTIARALISDPRILLLDEPTTGLDPQARHILWDRLFRLKEQGTTLVLTTHYMDEAEQLCDRIVVVDEGRIMAEGSPASLIRDHSSREVLEVRFGSDRNESASREIAGFGDRVEVLPDRVLVYASDGEAVLSRILEQELKPITTLVRRSSLEDVFLRLTGRSLVE; encoded by the coding sequence GTGCCCACCCCCGTCATCACCGCCGACCGCCTCGTGAAGAAGTACGGCGACCACGTCGCCGTCGACGGCCTCTCCTTCGAGGTCGCGCCCGGCGAGTCCTTCGGGCTCCTCGGCCCGAACGGCGCCGGCAAGTCCACGACCATGCGCATGATCGGCGCGGTCTCCTCGCGCACGGGCGGCTCCCTCGACATCCTCGGGCTCGACCCCGACACGCACGGCCCCGAGATCCGCTCGCAGCTGGGCGTCGTGCCGCAGGCCGACAACCTCGACCTGGAGCTCAAGGCGCGCGACAACCTCATCGTCTACGGCCGCTACTTCGGCCTGCCGCGCAAGCAGGTCGCGGCGCGCGCCGACGAGCTGCTCGAGTTCGCGCAGCTGAGCGACCGGGCGGGCGCCAAGGTCGACGACCTCTCCGGCGGCATGAAGCGGCGCCTCACGATCGCGCGCGCCCTCATCAGCGACCCGCGGATCCTGCTGCTCGACGAGCCGACCACGGGCCTCGACCCGCAGGCCCGCCACATCCTCTGGGACCGCCTCTTCCGCCTCAAGGAGCAGGGCACGACGCTCGTGCTCACCACGCACTACATGGACGAGGCCGAGCAGCTGTGCGACCGGATCGTCGTGGTCGACGAGGGCCGCATCATGGCGGAGGGCTCGCCCGCGTCCCTCATCCGCGACCACTCCAGCCGCGAGGTGCTCGAGGTGCGCTTCGGCTCCGACCGCAACGAGTCCGCGTCGCGCGAGATCGCCGGGTTCGGCGACCGCGTGGAGGTGCTGCCCGACCGCGTGCTCGTCTACGCGTCCGACGGCGAGGCCGTGCTCAGCCGGATCCTCGAGCAGGAGCTCAAGCCCATCACGACGCTCGTGCGCCGCTCGAGCCTCGAGGACGTCTTCCTCCGCCTCACGGGACGGAGCCTGGTCGAGTGA
- a CDS encoding ABC transporter permease produces MSVVDRSAAAGGAAADGPRDGADARARALAGGIRPRRFGGWYAAEHRLLGIRAYLGTALATGIASPYVYLYALGVGLATVVDRGTGANQALGVSFLVFVAPALLATSAMTVASEEFSYPIFGGFKWNPVFQAMNASPLTPAQIVDGQVIGVAIRMAPTCIAYFAFMLLFGAVPLGTGFLAIGAAVLTGMAIGVMLMAYVATLTQDTGQIAMVMRFVITPLSLFSGTFFPLTQFPIWLQWIGWISPLWHGTELGRVATYGMEEPLWLTVAHVAYLLLWLAVGWALSRRVATRRLRA; encoded by the coding sequence GTGAGCGTCGTCGACCGCAGCGCGGCCGCCGGGGGAGCGGCCGCCGACGGGCCCCGCGACGGCGCCGACGCCCGTGCCCGGGCCCTCGCCGGCGGCATCCGCCCGCGCCGCTTCGGCGGCTGGTACGCCGCCGAGCACCGCCTCCTCGGGATCCGCGCCTACCTCGGCACCGCGCTCGCCACCGGCATCGCGAGCCCGTACGTGTACCTCTACGCGCTCGGCGTGGGCCTCGCCACGGTCGTCGACCGCGGTACGGGCGCGAACCAGGCGCTCGGCGTCAGCTTCCTGGTCTTCGTCGCGCCCGCGCTCCTCGCGACGAGCGCCATGACGGTCGCGAGCGAGGAGTTCAGCTACCCGATCTTCGGCGGCTTCAAGTGGAACCCCGTCTTCCAGGCGATGAACGCGTCGCCGCTGACCCCCGCGCAGATCGTCGACGGCCAGGTGATCGGCGTCGCGATCCGCATGGCGCCCACCTGCATCGCCTACTTCGCGTTCATGCTCCTGTTCGGCGCGGTGCCGCTCGGCACGGGCTTCCTCGCGATCGGCGCCGCCGTGCTCACCGGCATGGCGATCGGCGTGATGCTCATGGCCTACGTCGCGACCCTCACCCAGGACACCGGCCAGATCGCCATGGTCATGCGCTTCGTGATCACCCCGCTGTCGCTGTTCTCGGGCACGTTCTTCCCGCTCACCCAGTTCCCGATCTGGCTGCAGTGGATCGGCTGGATCTCGCCGCTCTGGCACGGCACCGAGCTCGGCCGGGTCGCGACCTACGGCATGGAGGAGCCGCTCTGGCTCACCGTCGCGCACGTCGCGTACCTCCTGCTGTGGCTCGCGGTGGGCTGGGCGCTGTCGCGCCGCGTCGCGACGAGGAGGCTGCGCGCATGA
- a CDS encoding ABC transporter permease produces the protein MTGSTMPANAPAPAPAARRSRGPRALYAGNARSVLSRGLLATRSTNWTVVLSGFFEPVFYLLAMGIGLGSLVGDVTTSTGQPVPYAAYIAPALLAVSAMNGAVYDSTWNVFFKMNHSKLYQGMLATSLGPLDVAFGEIGLALLRGVVYSSGFLVVMQVLGLNLSWWAILALPSVVLIALAFASFGMAVTSYMKTFQQMDWINFVLLPMFLFSATFYPLSVYPAWIQAVIQALPLWHAVELVRGFTTGALSIAVLGHVLYFAVMTAIGLVFTTRRLRVLFLD, from the coding sequence ATGACCGGATCCACGATGCCCGCGAACGCCCCGGCGCCGGCGCCCGCCGCGCGACGCAGCCGCGGCCCCCGCGCGCTCTACGCCGGCAACGCCCGCTCCGTGCTCTCGCGCGGACTGCTCGCCACCCGCAGCACCAACTGGACCGTCGTCCTCTCCGGCTTCTTCGAGCCCGTCTTCTACCTGCTCGCGATGGGCATCGGCCTCGGCTCGCTCGTCGGCGACGTGACCACGAGCACCGGCCAGCCCGTGCCGTACGCCGCGTACATCGCGCCCGCGCTCCTCGCGGTCTCCGCCATGAACGGCGCCGTCTACGACTCCACCTGGAACGTCTTCTTCAAGATGAACCACTCGAAGCTGTACCAGGGCATGCTCGCGACCTCGCTCGGGCCGCTCGACGTGGCGTTCGGCGAGATCGGCCTGGCGCTGCTCCGCGGCGTCGTCTACTCGTCCGGCTTCCTGGTCGTGATGCAGGTGCTCGGCCTCAACCTGTCGTGGTGGGCGATCCTCGCGCTGCCGTCCGTGGTGCTCATCGCGCTGGCCTTCGCGAGCTTCGGCATGGCCGTGACGAGCTACATGAAGACCTTCCAGCAGATGGACTGGATCAACTTCGTCCTGCTGCCCATGTTCCTGTTCTCCGCGACCTTCTACCCGCTGTCGGTGTACCCGGCGTGGATCCAGGCGGTCATCCAGGCGCTGCCGCTCTGGCACGCGGTGGAGCTCGTGCGCGGCTTCACGACGGGCGCGCTCTCGATCGCGGTCCTCGGCCACGTGCTCTACTTCGCGGTGATGACGGCCATCGGCCTGGTCTTCACGACGCGGCGGCTGCGGGTCCTCTTCCTCGACTGA
- a CDS encoding MFS transporter, which produces MIAASAPSPVVIGAVIGTQLLIGCASQLFDPARAALVQVVVPADRRAAAAGRSLLASTGVGILSGLTGPAVYAVLGPHPALVLDAASFLASAALVLAVRERGVTPADAHAAVASAGARFRAELAAGVRIVRSSPRLRVLVAGLAAYGVTLGVNNATLALLALTTMGLTAAEYGVVTAMFAVGGLVGSVTAPALVARIRPERALPAALVALGLTYAAYSTARAFLPAAILMGVAGLVFAVFLVAQGPILQAEAPVGAMGRVSSLTTPVLAASSLLATIVTAQVLALLPADAQTGAYPVAVATAAAVMGAAGLALVAGGISRGRGPAAAAS; this is translated from the coding sequence GTGATCGCCGCGAGCGCGCCGTCGCCCGTCGTGATCGGCGCCGTGATCGGCACGCAGCTCCTCATCGGCTGCGCCTCGCAGCTGTTCGACCCGGCGCGCGCCGCGCTCGTGCAGGTGGTCGTCCCCGCGGATCGCCGCGCGGCCGCCGCGGGGCGCTCGCTGCTCGCGAGCACGGGCGTCGGGATCCTCTCGGGTCTCACCGGCCCGGCCGTCTACGCGGTGCTCGGACCGCATCCCGCGCTCGTGCTGGACGCGGCGTCGTTCCTCGCGTCGGCGGCGCTCGTGCTCGCGGTGCGCGAGCGCGGGGTGACGCCGGCCGACGCGCACGCCGCGGTCGCCTCCGCGGGCGCCCGGTTCCGCGCCGAGCTCGCCGCCGGGGTCCGCATCGTGCGCTCGTCGCCGCGCCTCCGGGTCCTCGTGGCCGGCCTCGCCGCGTACGGCGTGACCCTGGGCGTCAACAACGCGACGCTCGCCCTCCTCGCGCTCACCACGATGGGCCTGACGGCGGCGGAGTACGGCGTCGTCACGGCGATGTTCGCGGTCGGCGGCCTGGTCGGATCCGTCACGGCGCCGGCGCTCGTCGCCCGCATCCGCCCCGAGCGCGCGCTGCCGGCCGCGCTCGTGGCGCTCGGGCTCACCTACGCCGCCTACTCGACCGCGCGCGCGTTCCTGCCCGCGGCGATCCTGATGGGCGTCGCCGGGCTCGTCTTCGCGGTCTTCCTGGTCGCGCAGGGGCCGATCCTGCAGGCGGAGGCGCCAGTCGGTGCCATGGGACGGGTCTCGTCGCTCACGACCCCGGTGCTCGCGGCGTCGTCGCTCCTGGCGACGATCGTGACGGCCCAGGTGCTCGCGCTCCTGCCCGCCGACGCGCAGACCGGCGCCTACCCGGTGGCGGTCGCGACGGCGGCCGCGGTCATGGGCGCCGCCGGGCTCGCGCTCGTCGCGGGCGGCATCAGTCGAGGAAGAGGACCCGCAGCCGCCGCGTCGTGA
- a CDS encoding ribokinase yields the protein MGRVVVLGSLNVDQVVRVPRHPQPGETLIGSDPERLWGGKGANQAVAAADAGGEVAMVGAVGDDADGSAYRARLADRGIDVSGLVTVDDATTGLAIIAVDDDGENTIIVAPGANARVEGAHLDPLDALAAGDVLLASLELPLDTVAAGVRRAHAAGARVVLNLAPFAALPDDVLALADPVVVNEHEAGLLRESGTRAPASLLVTLGAEGAMWGDVEVPASRVSRVVDTTGAGDAFCGALASALAAGADREGALVVAADAAAVVVQRQGAQPADD from the coding sequence ATGGGCCGCGTCGTGGTGCTCGGATCGCTCAACGTCGACCAGGTGGTGCGCGTGCCGCGGCACCCGCAGCCGGGGGAGACGCTCATCGGGTCCGACCCCGAGCGGCTCTGGGGCGGCAAGGGCGCGAACCAGGCGGTCGCCGCGGCCGACGCCGGCGGCGAGGTCGCGATGGTCGGGGCCGTGGGCGACGACGCCGACGGATCCGCCTATCGCGCGCGCCTGGCGGACCGCGGCATCGACGTGTCCGGCCTCGTCACGGTGGACGACGCCACGACGGGCCTCGCGATCATCGCGGTGGACGACGACGGCGAGAACACCATCATCGTCGCGCCCGGCGCCAACGCGCGCGTGGAGGGCGCCCACCTGGATCCGCTCGACGCGCTCGCCGCGGGCGACGTCCTGCTCGCCTCGCTCGAGCTGCCCCTCGACACGGTCGCCGCGGGCGTCCGCCGCGCGCACGCCGCCGGCGCCCGCGTCGTGCTCAACCTCGCGCCCTTCGCGGCGCTGCCGGACGACGTGCTCGCGCTCGCGGATCCCGTGGTCGTCAACGAGCACGAGGCCGGGCTGCTCCGCGAGTCGGGCACGCGCGCGCCCGCGTCGCTGCTCGTCACTCTCGGCGCCGAGGGCGCGATGTGGGGCGACGTCGAGGTGCCCGCGTCGCGGGTCTCCCGCGTCGTCGACACCACGGGTGCGGGCGACGCGTTCTGCGGCGCGCTCGCCTCGGCGCTCGCCGCGGGGGCCGACCGCGAGGGCGCCCTGGTCGTCGCGGCCGACGCGGCCGCGGTCGTCGTGCAGCGGCAGGGCGCGCAGCCGGCGGACGACTGA
- a CDS encoding helix-turn-helix transcriptional regulator: MNETRVADLRRERGWTQDRLAEASGITVRTVQRLEAGNDASLETLSLVAKALEVPVRDLFGAVGAGEFSRTVSALDDRAERQQERRDQAVDGFRSLYTGVGVIWTLLVVAGIATDVLPGAGALLIGAYWAGGALLSRFLLRVVVGPRLDRAYPLSRDRSSELRGARRERRAS, translated from the coding sequence ATGAACGAGACACGGGTGGCGGACCTCCGCCGCGAGCGGGGTTGGACGCAGGACAGGCTGGCCGAGGCGAGCGGTATCACGGTGCGCACGGTGCAGCGACTGGAGGCGGGGAACGACGCGAGCCTCGAGACGCTGTCGCTCGTCGCGAAGGCGCTGGAGGTGCCCGTGCGGGACCTCTTCGGCGCCGTCGGCGCGGGCGAGTTCAGCCGGACGGTGTCCGCTCTCGATGACCGCGCGGAGCGGCAGCAGGAGAGGCGCGACCAGGCGGTCGACGGCTTCCGGTCCCTCTACACCGGCGTCGGGGTCATCTGGACCCTGCTCGTGGTGGCCGGCATCGCCACGGACGTGCTGCCCGGCGCCGGGGCGCTCCTCATCGGGGCGTACTGGGCCGGCGGCGCGCTGCTCTCGCGGTTCCTGCTGCGGGTCGTCGTGGGTCCGCGCCTGGACCGGGCGTACCCGCTGTCCCGCGACCGGTCGTCCGAGCTGCGGGGCGCGCGGCGGGAGCGGCGCGCGAGCTGA
- a CDS encoding extracellular solute-binding protein yields MKTSMRLGAVATVLAATVALTGCGRSSDEGAGAAAATTLGSAPATGKVTMWAMGAEGEALPAFLKTFEDANPGVEVDVTAIPWDAAHNKIQTAIAGGTTPDIAMMGTTWMADFADALTTVPTDVDASGAFPGSLATNSVKDRAAGIPWYVDTRVLYYRTDLAAKAGWTTAPTTWDELKQMASDMQTKAGAAHGIRLPAGNDAFQGTLWMPWSNGAEVADGAKWTLDTPEMREAYEYYGSFFADGIADPDVDVSSGAQESSFVDGSTPMLIEGPFEIGQLKAVGGEGFASKFTTAVLPAKETSASFSGGANLVVFDQAKNQDAAWKLARWLGQPDTQAAWYAATGDLPAQQSAWQDPALQGDPTLAAFGEQLKTAKSVPVSTNWVKVGSAADSALERIRRGTASVPDALAKLQSDADSIGSAE; encoded by the coding sequence GTGAAGACATCCATGCGTCTCGGCGCGGTCGCGACCGTGCTGGCGGCCACCGTCGCGCTGACCGGCTGCGGCCGCTCGTCCGACGAGGGCGCCGGCGCCGCGGCCGCGACGACCCTCGGCTCCGCACCCGCCACCGGCAAGGTCACGATGTGGGCGATGGGCGCCGAGGGCGAGGCCCTGCCCGCGTTCCTCAAGACGTTCGAGGACGCCAACCCGGGCGTCGAGGTCGACGTCACGGCCATCCCGTGGGACGCGGCGCACAACAAGATCCAGACCGCCATCGCGGGCGGCACGACGCCCGACATCGCGATGATGGGCACCACCTGGATGGCCGACTTCGCCGACGCCCTCACCACCGTGCCCACCGACGTCGACGCGAGCGGCGCCTTCCCCGGCTCCCTCGCCACGAACTCCGTGAAGGACCGCGCCGCCGGCATCCCCTGGTACGTCGACACCCGCGTGCTCTACTACCGCACCGACCTCGCGGCCAAGGCCGGCTGGACGACGGCGCCCACCACCTGGGACGAGCTGAAGCAGATGGCGTCCGACATGCAGACGAAGGCGGGCGCCGCGCACGGCATCCGCCTCCCCGCCGGCAACGACGCCTTCCAGGGCACGCTCTGGATGCCGTGGTCGAACGGCGCCGAGGTCGCCGACGGAGCGAAGTGGACGCTCGACACCCCGGAGATGCGGGAGGCCTACGAGTACTACGGCAGCTTCTTCGCCGACGGCATCGCGGACCCCGACGTCGACGTCTCCTCCGGCGCGCAGGAGTCGTCGTTCGTCGACGGATCCACGCCCATGCTCATCGAGGGCCCCTTCGAGATCGGCCAGCTCAAGGCCGTGGGCGGCGAGGGCTTCGCCTCGAAGTTCACCACCGCGGTGCTCCCGGCGAAGGAGACCTCCGCGTCGTTCAGCGGCGGCGCCAACCTCGTCGTCTTCGACCAGGCGAAGAACCAGGACGCCGCGTGGAAGCTCGCCCGCTGGCTCGGCCAGCCGGACACGCAGGCGGCCTGGTACGCCGCGACCGGCGACCTGCCCGCGCAGCAGTCCGCGTGGCAGGATCCGGCGCTGCAGGGCGACCCGACCCTCGCCGCGTTCGGCGAGCAGCTGAAGACGGCCAAGTCGGTGCCCGTGAGCACCAACTGGGTCAAGGTCGGGTCGGCCGCCGACTCGGCGCTCGAGCGGATCCGCCGCGGCACCGCCAGCGTGCCCGACGCGCTCGCGAAGCTGCAGTCCGACGCCGACTCCATCGGCTCGGCGGAGTAG
- a CDS encoding carbohydrate ABC transporter permease, with product MAVTAPRAAGTRPGRTRSPLVARQRRRQALIAWGFCLPFVAVFAVFMLVPLVSSFAMSFTDFRATDIRSPFAVDFTGLDQYAKLFADATFLRSIGVTAFFVVVGIPVTMVIALALALALNSGRGRIVSFFRVGFYAPVVTSIVAVSVVWRYILLPDGLLNTALAGIGITGPNWLSDTTWALPSLVVMAVWRNVGTLMIIFLAGLQAVPEEVQEAAVMDGASPWRRLISVTLPLLRPTLLLGSVLISVGFLQFFEEAFVMTRGGPLDSTLSVAYYTYRQFGFGEYGLASAASYVLFLAIALLSLLQFRLLRSKD from the coding sequence TTGGCCGTCACCGCTCCCCGGGCGGCCGGGACCCGTCCCGGCCGCACCCGGTCCCCGCTCGTCGCCCGGCAGCGTCGCCGCCAGGCGCTCATCGCCTGGGGCTTCTGCCTCCCGTTCGTCGCCGTGTTCGCGGTCTTCATGCTCGTGCCGCTCGTGAGCTCGTTCGCGATGTCGTTCACCGACTTCCGCGCGACCGACATCCGCTCGCCGTTCGCGGTCGACTTCACGGGCCTCGACCAGTACGCGAAGCTCTTCGCGGACGCCACGTTCCTCCGGTCCATCGGGGTCACGGCCTTCTTCGTGGTCGTCGGCATCCCGGTGACGATGGTGATCGCCCTCGCGCTGGCCCTCGCGCTCAACTCGGGTCGCGGCCGCATCGTCTCGTTCTTCCGCGTGGGGTTCTACGCGCCCGTCGTGACGAGCATCGTCGCGGTCTCGGTCGTGTGGCGCTACATCCTGCTGCCGGACGGGCTGCTCAACACGGCGCTCGCGGGCATCGGGATCACCGGCCCCAACTGGCTGAGCGACACCACGTGGGCGCTGCCCTCGCTCGTCGTCATGGCGGTGTGGCGCAACGTCGGCACCCTGATGATCATCTTCCTGGCGGGCCTCCAGGCCGTGCCCGAGGAGGTGCAGGAGGCGGCCGTCATGGACGGCGCGAGCCCCTGGCGGCGTCTGATCTCCGTCACGCTGCCGCTGCTGCGCCCGACGCTGCTGCTCGGATCCGTGCTCATCTCGGTCGGCTTCCTGCAGTTCTTCGAGGAGGCGTTCGTGATGACGCGCGGCGGCCCCCTCGACTCCACGCTGTCCGTCGCGTACTACACGTACCGGCAGTTCGGCTTCGGCGAGTACGGCCTCGCCTCCGCGGCGAGCTACGTCCTCTTCCTCGCCATCGCCCTGCTCAGCCTGCTGCAGTTCCGGCTGCTGCGGTCGAAGGACTGA
- a CDS encoding carbohydrate ABC transporter permease encodes MTTTASAPAAAPVVADAATGTPPRRRRPTDRGRRARAILYLVLAAALCVWLIPFVWMALGSVKTQGEILQRPPTWWPADPVADNFAQWFGPLHFGTFFSNSLVVALITVLGNLVFCSMVGYALAKMEFPGKRILFLTVMVTLMVPGVVTFVPLFVMVSGLGLVNTYAALILPFITAPIGVFLMRQFMLGIPEALIEAARLDGAGEFRIFARIVMPLCGPPLATLGILTFLASWNNFLWPLVAAQSEQMYTLPIALSLYSTGQNATDYGLLLAGSVLVIAPILALFVVLQRHFIQGVATAGLK; translated from the coding sequence ATGACCACCACCGCATCCGCCCCCGCCGCCGCGCCCGTCGTCGCCGACGCCGCGACCGGCACCCCGCCCCGTCGCCGACGCCCCACCGACCGCGGGCGCCGCGCCCGCGCGATCCTCTACCTCGTCCTCGCCGCCGCGCTCTGCGTCTGGCTCATCCCGTTCGTCTGGATGGCGCTCGGGTCGGTGAAGACGCAGGGCGAGATCCTGCAGCGCCCGCCCACGTGGTGGCCCGCCGATCCCGTCGCCGACAACTTCGCGCAGTGGTTCGGCCCGCTGCACTTCGGCACGTTCTTCTCCAACAGCCTCGTCGTCGCGCTCATCACGGTGCTCGGCAACCTCGTGTTCTGCTCGATGGTCGGCTACGCGCTCGCGAAGATGGAGTTCCCCGGCAAGCGGATCCTGTTCCTCACCGTGATGGTGACGCTCATGGTGCCGGGCGTCGTCACGTTCGTGCCGCTGTTCGTCATGGTCTCGGGGCTCGGCCTCGTGAACACGTACGCGGCGCTCATCCTCCCGTTCATCACGGCGCCCATCGGGGTGTTCCTCATGCGGCAGTTCATGCTCGGGATCCCCGAGGCGCTCATCGAGGCGGCCCGGCTCGACGGCGCGGGCGAGTTCCGCATCTTCGCCCGCATCGTGATGCCGCTGTGCGGACCGCCGCTCGCGACGCTCGGGATCCTCACGTTCCTCGCCTCGTGGAACAACTTCCTCTGGCCGCTCGTCGCGGCGCAGAGCGAGCAGATGTACACGCTGCCGATCGCGCTCTCGCTCTACTCGACCGGGCAGAACGCGACCGACTACGGCCTGCTGCTCGCCGGATCCGTGCTCGTGATCGCGCCGATCCTCGCCCTGTTCGTGGTGCTGCAGCGCCACTTCATCCAGGGCGTCGCGACCGCCGGCCTCAAGTGA
- a CDS encoding glycoside hydrolase family 3 protein translates to MPRTQLTAPDGTRFRDLDGDGVMAPYEDPRRSPEERTADLVGRLSLAEKAGLMFQTVIEVGADGELKEEPGAISKSGTTEVVVGKGMNHFNVHEIRSARQAARWSNRLQELAESTPHGIPVTVSTDPRHAFVENAGVAFSAGPFSQWPEALGLAALDDVDAIRAFAETARQEYVAVGIRAALHPQIDLATEPRWGRQAQSLGHDADRVAEFTAAYVRGFQGEALGSTSVACTTKHFPGGGPQKDGEDAHFPYGREQVYPGGMFDYHLRPFREAIARGTAAMMPYYGMPEGLVRDGEEIEAVGFGFNRQVITGILREELGFDGVVVTDWELVNDNHVGDQVLPARAWGVEELTPHERMERIIQAGCDQFGGEECVDVLLDLVADGRVTEARIDESVRRLLLVKFRLGLFDDPFVDEDDAERIVGRADFRELGFRAQAASVTVLENREVDGRPMLPLAADGSRPAVHVEGMRPEALDGWADAAGRPEDADVAIVRLGAPFEPRSDLFLEAWFHQGSLEFPPGLVHRLRRIADRCPLVVVVDLDRPAIMTPLVPFVSALAVAYGSSDQAVVAALTGRIAPEGRLPVEIPRSMDAVRASRADVPSDSADPVYPLHHGIRIS, encoded by the coding sequence ATGCCCCGCACGCAGCTCACCGCCCCCGACGGCACCCGGTTCCGCGACCTCGACGGCGACGGGGTGATGGCGCCCTACGAGGATCCGCGCCGGAGCCCCGAGGAGCGCACGGCCGACCTCGTGGGGCGCCTGAGCCTCGCCGAGAAGGCCGGCCTCATGTTCCAGACGGTCATCGAGGTCGGCGCCGACGGCGAGCTGAAGGAGGAGCCGGGCGCGATCTCCAAGTCCGGGACCACCGAGGTCGTCGTGGGCAAGGGCATGAACCACTTCAACGTGCACGAGATCCGCAGCGCCCGGCAGGCCGCGCGCTGGAGCAACCGGCTGCAGGAGCTGGCGGAGTCGACGCCGCACGGGATCCCGGTGACGGTCAGCACGGATCCGCGGCACGCCTTCGTCGAGAACGCCGGCGTCGCGTTCTCGGCCGGCCCGTTCTCGCAGTGGCCGGAGGCGCTGGGCCTCGCGGCGCTCGACGACGTCGACGCGATCCGCGCCTTCGCCGAGACCGCGCGGCAGGAGTACGTCGCCGTGGGGATCCGCGCGGCGCTGCACCCGCAGATCGACCTCGCGACGGAGCCCCGCTGGGGGCGCCAGGCGCAGTCGCTCGGGCACGACGCCGACCGCGTCGCCGAGTTCACGGCCGCGTACGTCCGCGGCTTCCAGGGCGAGGCGCTCGGATCCACGAGCGTCGCCTGCACCACCAAGCACTTCCCGGGCGGCGGGCCGCAGAAGGACGGCGAGGACGCGCACTTCCCCTACGGCCGCGAGCAGGTCTACCCGGGCGGCATGTTCGACTACCACCTGCGCCCGTTCCGCGAGGCGATCGCCCGCGGGACCGCCGCGATGATGCCGTACTACGGCATGCCCGAGGGGCTCGTGCGCGACGGCGAGGAGATCGAGGCGGTGGGCTTCGGCTTCAACCGGCAGGTGATCACGGGGATCCTCCGCGAGGAGCTCGGCTTCGACGGCGTCGTGGTCACCGATTGGGAGCTCGTGAACGACAACCACGTGGGCGACCAGGTGCTGCCGGCCCGCGCCTGGGGCGTCGAGGAGCTGACGCCGCACGAGCGGATGGAGCGGATCATCCAGGCCGGCTGCGACCAGTTCGGCGGCGAGGAGTGCGTCGACGTGCTGCTCGACCTCGTGGCCGACGGCCGGGTGACGGAGGCGCGCATCGACGAGTCGGTGCGGCGCCTGCTGCTCGTGAAGTTCCGCCTCGGGCTCTTCGACGACCCGTTCGTGGACGAGGACGACGCGGAGCGCATCGTCGGCCGCGCCGACTTCCGCGAGCTCGGCTTCCGCGCGCAGGCGGCGTCCGTCACCGTGCTGGAGAACCGGGAGGTCGACGGGCGGCCGATGCTGCCGCTGGCCGCCGACGGATCCCGCCCCGCGGTCCACGTCGAGGGCATGCGCCCCGAGGCGCTCGACGGCTGGGCGGACGCGGCGGGCCGGCCCGAGGACGCCGACGTCGCCATCGTGCGCCTCGGCGCGCCGTTCGAGCCGCGCTCCGACCTCTTCCTCGAGGCGTGGTTCCACCAGGGCTCGCTCGAGTTCCCGCCCGGGCTCGTGCACCGGCTCCGGCGCATCGCCGACCGGTGCCCGCTCGTCGTGGTGGTGGACCTCGACCGGCCCGCGATCATGACGCCGCTCGTGCCGTTCGTCTCCGCGCTCGCCGTCGCCTACGGCAGCTCGGACCAGGCCGTCGTCGCCGCGCTCACGGGACGCATCGCGCCCGAGGGCCGGCTGCCGGTGGAGATCCCGCGGTCGATGGACGCCGTGCGCGCCTCGCGCGCGGACGTGCCCTCCGACTCCGCGGACCCCGTCTACCCGCTGCACCACGGCATCCGGATCTCCTGA